In a genomic window of Telopea speciosissima isolate NSW1024214 ecotype Mountain lineage chromosome 5, Tspe_v1, whole genome shotgun sequence:
- the LOC122663193 gene encoding E3 ubiquitin-protein ligase ATL6-like, whose translation MRNELKQNQSHRSILDLFHLNPATQNERLICIYLFLMFRFLPYSAAQSSNQPSPVVLYNNGYPFNPSVVIIIIVIVSAFLTLFFISVCLHRCYRIENDGNTPLNDVEGRISRRDYRGLNPALMENLPTFAYSHVKDHKLGNGALECVVCLTEFEDEDKIRLLPTCDHVFHAECIDAWLSKRTTCPVCRANLVPLPAETPATIVPVHDIEGDDSDGEIPISEPVEVENEQVSVDVINEEPQVGVTVAMSPEVINQTPMQNRTIRSMKPRYAGRFPRSHSTGHSLVQPGEDVERFTLRLPEDVRKQIMKMRQLKRTRSMEALPGLQSPRKGYRVTDESSSRGGKSIGEKPEGWVFSRTPPFIMKAFSPRSPKMIAEGDVPVTPPRPKPFRSPLRVCKKADGTELSLIRSPV comes from the coding sequence ATGAGGAACGAATTGAAGCAGAACCAGAGTCACCGTTCGATCCTTGACTTGTTTCACCTTAATCCAGCAACCCAAAATGAACGACTCATCTGCATCTATTTGTTCCTCATGTTCCGTTTTCTTCCTTACTCCGCTGCACAGAGTAGTAATCAACCGTCACCTGTCGTTCTCTATAACAACGGCTACCCTTTCAACCCATCGGTAGTAATCATAATCATCGTTATCGTAAGCGCCTTCTTAACTTTGTTCTTCATCTCCGTCTGCCTCCACCGGTGCTACCGGATTGAAAACGATGGAAACACTCCTCTTAATGACGTGGAAGGCCGAATATCACGTAGAGACTATCGAGGACTCAACCCGGCCCTGATGGAGAATTTACCAACCTTTGCTTACTCACATGTGAAGGATCACAAATTGGGAAATGGAGCTCTGGAATGCGTGGTTTGCTTGACCGAGTTCGAAGATGAAGATAAGATTCGATTGCTTCCAACGTGTGATCATGTCTTCCATGCCGAATGCATTGATGCTTGGTTATCTAAACGCACAACCTGCCCAGTCTGCCGAGCTAATCTCGTTCCTTTACCGGCCGAAACTCCCGCAACTATTGTACCGGTACATGACATAGAAGGTGATGATTCGGATGGGGAAATCCCGATATCGGAACCAGTGGAGGTAGAGAACGAGCAAGTTTCGGTTGATGTAATAAACGAAGAACCACAGGTTGGGGTGACAGTGGCAATGTCACCGGAGGTAATTAATCAGACACCAATGCAGAACCGGACAATTAGATCGATGAAACCGAGATACGCGGGGAGATTCCCACGGTCGCATTCGACGGGTCACTCGCTGGTCCAACCGGGAGAAGATGTCGAGCGGTTCACCCTTCGGCTTCCGGAAGACGTGAGGAAGCAAATCATGAAGATGAGGCAGTTGAAACGTACTAGGAGTATGGAGGCGTTACCAGGGTTACAGAGTCCGAGGAAGGGTTACCGGGTGACCGATGAAAGCAGTAGCAGAGGAGGGAAATCGATAGGGGAGAAACCGGAAGGGTGGGTTTTCTCGAGGACACCACCTTTCATCATGAAAGCCTTTTCTCCTCGGTCGCCGAAGATGATAGCAGAAGGAGATGTCCCGGTGACTCCTCCTCGTCCTAAACCTTTTAGGTCGCCTTTGCGAGTGTGCAAGAAAGCTGATGGAACTGAACTGTCGTTGATTCGCTCTCCGGTTTGA